From one Perca flavescens isolate YP-PL-M2 chromosome 4, PFLA_1.0, whole genome shotgun sequence genomic stretch:
- the timeless gene encoding protein timeless homolog: MNCELLATCTALGYLEGDTYHKEADCLESVKDLIRYLRHEDDTRDVRQQLGAGQIVQNDLLPIIIQHGQDKALFDACIRLMVNLTQPAMLCFGKVPDDPVFRHHFLQVTSHLQACKEAFASEAVFGILSETLYTLLQLDWEQRQEEDNLLIERILLLVRNVLHVPADPCEEKKVDDDASIHDRLLWAIHMSGFDDLIKFLASAQSEQQWSMHVLEIISLMFRDQTPEALVSAGQARTAEEKHRDTQELEALREKELAAKRSRTLQRGTRHSRFGGSYVVQGLKSIGDKDVIYHRNVHNFKNYTHDMGKAVRRVPKRNRQARECKDKRRSALNVRLFLREFCVDFLENCYNRLMYLVKESLIREQSQQHDETYYLWALSFFMAFNRGNGFRADLVSETMSIRAFHYIERNITNYYEMMLTDRKEATSWSRRMHLALKAYQELLLTVNEMDRSQDESIRQSSSVIKSNIFYLMEYREIFLTLLRKYDETRQPHSYLKDLVESTHLFMRMLERYCKGRNSLMVQKKRVKRKKSRGQKKPSAAETSPEALAETWKVVEEELKASGFQLSESLTESIVPFDATSDTPLEEQRTDAMVRVQDALLIRLGPEALGLLRAAREVWPEGDVFGSADVEPEEELELLKQILHANLPRSSPPEPAVEEDDDAAELEEEELQSVQVFEKEFNFLDFIKRFSNPSVVRPYLLLLKSYSKNTPHTNHCIARMLHRLAVDLKMDAQLFQLSVFNLFNKILSDPAAAAYKELVTFAKFVLNRFFSLAAQNNKVYVELLFWKNVGAVREMTEGYGKDGEGKKPTWTEEEEEELRNLYEEHRHSEEPDIVETLLPLLSDSTRTRRQVVTQLVRMGLVDNAKELKKQKKGTRIVLWTEEQEEELQMLYEEYKDSDDVLGNIMKKLTAKRSRARVVDKLLSMGLVSERRELYKKRSRSAKGTSSGKGMTEDEFLEGLTQGFTDDPGDRDDEDEEEDESEEEEEEQERETSQNGRRSSQSLHSPVERRPDVGTMVYALQQEGMSEPLLWLQNCLNRTANDRQQDGFSQDVPLVPLKEANEEAMDNKTFLRLLRKLGIRAPANEQETFWRIPAKISVSQLRSAAAALSPREEEPKGGEEQDSSRSPTGESQETEVSGEQRAQALRALLLTRKRKHHSSEHTAPVSDFTPEDTDGTHERSQETILTKRSRVLDDDDEEENEDNSTTAMDMQTSADADSDREDISAPVKRRRKMVLIDEEDDED; this comes from the exons ATGAATTGTGAGCTCTTGGCAACGTGCACTGCTCTTGGCTATCTGGAGGGAGACACCTATCACAAAGAAGCTGATTGCTtgg aGAGTGTGAAAGACTTGATCAGGTATTTACGCCATGAAGATGACACTCGGGACGTCCGCCAGCAGCTGGGTGCAGGCCAGATTGTACAGAATGACCTTCTGCCCATTATCATCCAGCATGGACAAGACAAAGCCTTATTTGATGCCTGCATCAG GCTCATGGTCAACCTTACTCAGCCTGCGATGCTTTGCTTTGGTAAAGTCCCTGATGACCCAGTGTTTAGACATCACTTTTTGCAAGTGACGTCTCATTTACAAGCCTGTAAAGAG GCATTTGCCAGTGAAGCGGTGTTTGGCATTTTAAGTGAGACATTATACACGCTTCTACAACTG GACTGGGAGCAGAGACAGGAGGAGGATAACCTGCTGATAGAGAGGATCCTGCTGCTGGTCAGAAATGTGCTTCATGTACCTGCCGACCCATGTGAAGAGAAG AAAGTGGATGATGATGCCAGCATCCATGATAGGCTGCTGTGGGCCATTCACATGAGCGGTTTCGATGACCTGATCAAGTTCCTGGCGTCGGCCCAGAGTGAGCAGCAGTGGAGTATGCATGTGTTGGAAATAATCTCCCTGATGTTCAGAGACCAG ACACCGGAAGCTTTGGTGAGCGCCGGTCAGGCTCGTACAGCAGAAGAGAAGCACAGAGACACTCAGGAGCTGGAGGCACTGAGGGAGAAGGAGCTCGCAGCCAAACGCTCCCGCACATTACAAAGAGGAACCAG ACACTCTCGCTTTGGAGGGTCCTACGTTGTTCAAGGCCTCAAGTCGATTGGGGACAAAGATGTTATTTATCACAGAAATGTTCATAAT ttcaAAAACTATACTCATGACATGGGCAAAGCAGTGAGACGTGTTCCCAAGAGAAATCGACAGGCTCGGGAATGTAAGGACAAACGTCGCTCGGCCTTAAATGTTCGACTCTTCCTGCGAGAGTTTTGTGTGGACTTCTTGGAGAACTGCTACAATCGCCTCATGTACCTTGTTAAG GAAAGTCTAATTCGAGAGCAAAGTCAGCAACATGACGAGACGTACTACCTCTGGGCGCTCAGCTTTTTCATGGCCTTCAACCGTGGCAACGGTTTTCGTGCTGACTTAGTTTCTGAGACCATGTCCATCCGTGCTTTTCATTATATTGAGCGCAACATCACCAACTACTACGAGATGATGCTCACAGACCGCAAGGAGGCCACGTCCTGGTCACGCAG GATGCACCTGGCACTAAAGGCATATCAGGAGCTGCTGCTAACTGTAAATGAGATGGACCGCTCACAGGATGAAAGCATCCGTCAGAGTAGCAGCGTAATTAAAA GTAACATATTTTACCTGATGGAATACAGGGAGATTTTCTTGACCCTACTGAGGAAGTATGATGAAACCAGACAGCCTCACTCCTACCTCAAAGACTTGGTGGAGTCAACGCATCTCTTCATGCGCATGTTAGAGCGCTACTGCAAAGGTCGCAATAGCTTGATGGTTCAG AAAAAGAGGGTGAAGCGAAAAAAGTCTCGAGGTCAAAAAAAGCCCTCGGCTGCAGAAACTAGTCCAGAGGCTTTGGCAGAGACCTGGAAGGTTGTGGAGGAAGAGCTGAAGGCTTCAGGGTTTCAG TTGTCAGAGTCTTTAACTGAAAGCATTGTGCCATTTGATGCCACATCTGACACTCCTCTTGAGGAGCAGCGCACTGACGCCATGGTGCGGGTGCAGGATGCCCTGCTGATTCGACTGGGACCAGAAGCACTGGGGCTGCTGCGTGCTGCCAG GGAGGTGTGGCCAGAGGGAGATGTTTTCGGTTCAGCTGATGTGGAACCTGAGGAGGAACTGGAACTCCTGAAGCAGATCCTGCATGCCAACCTGCcaa GGTCATCTCCTCCTGAGCCTGCCgtggaggaggatgatgatgcAGCAGAGTTAGAAGAGGAAGAGTTGCAGTCGGTCCAGGTTTTCGAAAAAGAGTTCAACTTTCTAGACTTTATCAAGAG GTTTTCCAACCCCAGTGTCGTGCGTCCATACCTCCTCTTATTAAAATCATACTCCAAAAACACACCTCACACAAACCACTGCATCGCTCGAATGCTGCATCGCTTGGCTGTCGACCTCAAAATGGACGCCCAGCTTTTCCAGCTGTCAGTCTTCAACCTTTTCAACAAGATCCTGAGTGACCCCGCTGCAGCTGCTTACAAG GAACTGGTGACCTTTGCCAAGTTTGTTCTGAACCGTTTCTTTTCACTGGCAGCGCAAAACAACAAGGTATATGTTGAACTGCTGTTCTGGAAAAATGTGGGAGCCGTGCGTGAGATGACTGAAGGCTACGGCAAAGACGG agagggaaagaaaccAACATGGactgaagaagaggaagaggagttgcGCAACCTCTACGAGGAGCACCGTCATTCTGAAG AGCCAGATATAGTGGAGACTCTGCTGCCATTACTCAGCGACAGCACCCGCACTCGGCGCCAGGTAGTGACGCAGCTGGTGCGTATGGGTCTGGTGGACAATGCTAAAGAACTGAAGAAACAGAA GAAAGGTACCCGGATTGTTCTTTGGactgaggagcaggaggaggagctgcagaTGCTCTACGAGGAGTACAAAGACTCTGATG ATGTGCTGGGTAACATCATGAAGAAGCTCACAGCCAAGCGCTCCCGTGCGCGTGTGGTGGACAAGCTGCTTAGTATGGGCTTGGTGTCCGAGAGACGAGAGCTTTATAAGAAGAGGAGTCGCAGCGCTAAAGGGACGAGCTCTGGAAAAGGAATG ACTGAAGACGAGTTCCTAGAAGGACTAACACAAGGGTTCACAGATGATCCTGGCGAcagagatgatgaagatgaggaagaggatgagtctgaagaggaagaggaagagcaaGAAAGGGAAACATCACAAAATGGAAGAAGGAGTAGCCAAAGCCTGCACTCACCAGTAGAGAGGAGACCTGATGTAGGCACCATGGTGTATGCTCTACAACAGGAAG GCATGTCTGAACCCTTGTTGTGGCTACAGAATTGTCTAAACAGAACAGCAAATGACCGTCAACAAGATG GTTTCTCCCAGGATGTGCCACTTGTTCCTCTGAAAGAGGCAAATGAAGAAGCCATGGACAACAAGACCTTCCTGAGGCTGTTGCGCAAACTGGGAATTCGAGCACCTGCAAATGAACAG GAGACCTTTTGGAGGATTCCAGCAAAGATCAGTGTATCCCAGCTCCGGAGTGCAGCTGCAGCTCTCAGTCCAAGAGAGGAGGAACCTAAAGGAGGCGAGGAGCAAGACAGCTCCAGAAGTCCAACTGGAGAATCCCAGGAGACGGAGGTCTCAGGGGAACAGAGAGCTCAGGCTCTGAGAGCTCTGCTGCTCACACGCAAGAGGAAACACCACTCCTCGGAGCATACAG ccCCTGTGTCAGATTTCACTCCTGAGGATACAGACGGTACACATGAGAG GTCCCAGGAGACGATCTTGACTAAAAGAAGCAGAGTGTTGgacgatgatgatgaggaggagaatg AGGATAACTCCACCACTGCAATGGATATGCAAACCAGCGCTGATGCCGATTCAGACAGGGAGGATATCTCTGCTCCCGTGAAGCGTAGGCGGAAGATGGTCTTAATTGATGAAGAGGACGATGAGGATTAG